A genomic stretch from Hymenobacter psoromatis includes:
- the araD gene encoding ribulose phosphate epimerase (catalyzes the isomerization of L-ribulose 5-phosphate to D-xylulose 5-phosphate in the anaerobic catabolism of L-ascorbate; links the arabinose metabolic pathway to the pentose phosphate pathway and allows the bacteria to use arabinose as an energy source), with the protein MSSYQDLKQACYEANMQLPALGLVLFTFGNASVVDRARSVFAIKPSGVPYAALKAEDIVIVDFDNTVVEGTKRPSSDTKTHALLFKEWPMIGGIVHTHSTYATAWAQAQLDIPILGTTHADHLTADVPCAPPMSDELIAGDYEHQTGWQIINEFKKRGLSPSEVEMILVGNHAPFTWGKTVEKAVYHSAVLEEVARLAYLSCTLRPGVARLKEALINKHYERKHGPTSYYGQ; encoded by the coding sequence ATGAGTTCATACCAAGACTTAAAACAAGCCTGCTACGAGGCCAATATGCAATTACCGGCGTTGGGGCTGGTGCTCTTCACTTTTGGCAACGCGAGCGTGGTGGACCGCGCGCGGAGCGTGTTCGCCATCAAGCCCAGCGGCGTGCCCTACGCCGCGCTGAAGGCGGAGGACATCGTGATTGTCGATTTCGACAACACCGTGGTGGAGGGCACCAAACGCCCCAGCAGCGATACCAAAACGCACGCGCTGCTCTTCAAAGAGTGGCCCATGATTGGCGGTATCGTGCACACGCACAGCACTTACGCTACGGCCTGGGCGCAGGCGCAGCTCGATATTCCGATTTTGGGCACTACCCACGCCGACCACCTCACCGCCGACGTGCCCTGCGCCCCGCCCATGAGCGACGAGCTGATTGCCGGCGACTACGAGCACCAGACCGGCTGGCAAATCATCAATGAATTCAAAAAGCGCGGCCTCTCGCCCAGCGAGGTGGAGATGATACTCGTGGGCAACCACGCGCCCTTCACCTGGGGAAAAACCGTGGAGAAAGCCGTGTACCACAGCGCGGTGCTCGAAGAAGTGGCCCGCCTGGCCTACCTCAGCTGCACGCTGCGGCCGGGGGTAGCGCGGCTGAAAGAGGCGTTGATTAACAAGCACTACGAGCGCAAGCACGGCCCTACTTCCTACTACGGGCAGTAG
- a CDS encoding L-arabinose isomerase, with product MIDISHYEAWFITGSQHLYGPETLEQVARHSQEIAKELGTKLPIKIVYKPVLTGPAEIFKLMQEANTTPNCVGLIAWMHTFSPAKMWINGLKILQKPLAHLHTQYNRDIPWDAIDMDFMNTNQSAHGDREFGFIVSRMRLSRKVIVGHWQSADVHERLGIWSRVACAWADWQGAHFVRFGDNMRYVAVTEGDKVEAEIKFGYEVNTYGIGDLVAEVNAVTDAQIADLLATYEKEYELADDLKQGGARRESLRDAARIEAGLRKFLTDRHAKGFTDTFEDLHGLKQLPGIATQRLMADGYGFGGEGDWKTAALVRAMKVMGTGLPGGNSFMEDYTYHFAPGNEQVLGSHMLEICPSIAAGKVRAEVHPLGIGGKEDPVRLVFNCPAGEGLNATIVDLGNRFRLIVNEVVAVAPEHELPHLPVARILWQVKPDLKTGVAAWILAGGAHHTGFSQNLTSEYLEDFAEMAGIEFLLIDADTKLRTFKNELRFNEVAFRG from the coding sequence ATGATTGACATTTCGCATTACGAAGCCTGGTTCATCACTGGTAGCCAGCACCTCTACGGCCCCGAAACGCTGGAGCAGGTGGCCCGGCACTCGCAGGAAATTGCTAAAGAGCTGGGCACCAAGTTGCCCATCAAAATCGTGTACAAGCCGGTGCTCACCGGTCCGGCCGAGATTTTCAAGCTGATGCAGGAGGCCAATACTACGCCGAACTGCGTGGGCCTGATTGCCTGGATGCACACTTTCTCGCCGGCCAAGATGTGGATTAACGGCCTGAAAATCCTGCAGAAGCCGCTGGCCCACCTGCACACGCAGTACAACCGCGACATTCCCTGGGATGCCATTGACATGGATTTCATGAACACCAACCAGTCGGCGCACGGCGACCGCGAGTTTGGGTTTATCGTGTCGCGGATGCGCCTGAGCCGCAAGGTGATAGTGGGCCACTGGCAGAGCGCCGACGTGCACGAGCGCCTTGGCATCTGGAGCCGCGTGGCCTGCGCCTGGGCCGACTGGCAGGGCGCGCATTTCGTGCGCTTCGGCGACAACATGCGCTACGTGGCCGTGACCGAGGGCGACAAAGTAGAGGCCGAAATCAAGTTTGGCTACGAGGTGAATACCTACGGCATCGGCGATTTAGTAGCCGAAGTAAACGCCGTGACCGACGCGCAGATTGCCGATTTGCTAGCTACCTACGAAAAGGAATACGAGCTGGCCGACGACCTCAAACAAGGCGGTGCCAGGCGCGAAAGCCTGCGCGACGCGGCCCGCATCGAGGCCGGCCTGCGCAAGTTCCTGACCGACCGCCACGCCAAAGGCTTCACCGACACCTTCGAAGATTTGCACGGCCTGAAACAGCTGCCCGGCATCGCCACCCAGCGCCTGATGGCCGATGGCTACGGCTTCGGCGGCGAGGGCGACTGGAAAACCGCCGCCCTGGTGCGCGCCATGAAGGTGATGGGCACGGGCCTGCCTGGCGGCAACTCGTTTATGGAGGACTACACCTACCACTTCGCGCCCGGTAACGAGCAGGTATTGGGCTCGCACATGCTCGAAATCTGCCCCAGCATTGCCGCGGGCAAGGTGCGCGCCGAGGTGCATCCGCTGGGCATCGGTGGGAAGGAAGACCCGGTGCGCCTGGTCTTCAACTGCCCGGCCGGCGAGGGCCTGAACGCTACCATCGTGGACCTGGGCAACCGTTTTCGGCTGATTGTCAACGAGGTAGTGGCCGTGGCCCCCGAGCACGAGCTGCCCCACCTGCCCGTCGCTCGCATCCTCTGGCAAGTGAAGCCTGACCTGAAAACCGGCGTGGCCGCCTGGATTCTGGCCGGCGGCGCGCACCACACCGGCTTCAGCCAGAACCTGACCAGCGAATACCTGGAAGACTTCGCCGAGATGGCGGGCATCGAGTTTTTGCTTATTGATGCCGATACCAAGCTGCGGACCTTCAAGAACGAGTTGCGGTTCAATGAGGTGGCTTTTCGGGGGTAG
- a CDS encoding six-hairpin glycosidase gives MLPPKPFLLILSLAAALPAAAQKLDYPIQAVPFTWVKLTDSFWLPRLKTNTDVTIPASFARCESTNRVKNFEMAAAHKGKFATAFPFDDTDIYKTIEGASYSLSVYPDAKLSAYIDELIAKVGAAQEPDGYLYTARTIDPAHPHPWSGPTRWSQERDASHELYDAGHLYEAAVAHYQATGKKTLLNIALKNADLVCAVFGPGKLRVAPGHEIVEMGLVKLYRVTGKPEYLRTAKFFLDARGHYPGYDPKSPDTWKNGSYWQDDKPVIDQTEAEGHAVRAEYLYSAMADVAALTSDKPLLAAVDTIWNNLVAKKMYVTGGTGAVPGGERFGANYELPNATAYNETCASVADVFWNERMFQLHGDAKYIDIMEKVLYNGLISGVGLDGKSFFYSNAMQIKSSAGFPKTEPARAGWFECSCCPTNLARLMPALPGYVYAERGRALYANLFVSGQANLTVNKQSVQLTQENNYPWDGDLKFTVDPAKATADFDLLVRIPGWARNEAMPSNLYTFEQPSAERATIRVNGKAVDYQRQNGYAVLSRKWHKRDVVEVRLPLAVRRVRANPLVKDDLGKVALQRGPVMYCAEWADNNGKTSNIVVPAGTQFAASYQPQLLHGITTLTATVPVVVLDGSGTSVSTTPRTLVAIPYYAWANRGQGEMTVWFPEKLTNLDLLSQPATAEVTEPK, from the coding sequence ATGTTGCCACCTAAGCCCTTCCTGCTCATCCTCAGCCTGGCCGCCGCGCTGCCCGCCGCCGCCCAAAAACTTGATTATCCCATTCAGGCAGTGCCGTTTACGTGGGTGAAGCTCACAGACAGCTTCTGGCTGCCGCGCCTCAAAACGAATACGGACGTGACCATTCCGGCCTCGTTTGCGCGCTGCGAAAGCACCAACCGGGTGAAGAACTTTGAGATGGCGGCGGCTCACAAGGGCAAGTTTGCCACCGCCTTTCCTTTTGATGACACCGACATCTACAAGACCATCGAGGGCGCGTCATATTCGCTCAGCGTGTACCCGGATGCCAAGCTGTCGGCTTATATTGATGAATTGATTGCCAAGGTCGGCGCGGCGCAGGAGCCCGACGGCTACCTCTACACCGCCCGCACCATTGACCCTGCCCACCCGCACCCGTGGTCGGGCCCCACGCGCTGGAGCCAGGAGCGCGATGCCAGCCACGAGCTATATGATGCCGGCCACCTCTACGAGGCCGCCGTGGCGCACTACCAGGCCACGGGCAAGAAAACCCTGCTGAATATCGCCCTCAAAAACGCCGATTTAGTGTGCGCGGTGTTCGGTCCCGGCAAGTTGCGCGTGGCCCCCGGCCACGAAATCGTGGAGATGGGCCTGGTGAAGCTCTACCGCGTCACGGGCAAGCCCGAATACCTGCGCACGGCCAAGTTCTTTCTCGATGCCCGCGGCCACTACCCCGGCTACGACCCCAAGAGCCCCGACACCTGGAAAAATGGCTCGTACTGGCAGGACGACAAGCCCGTGATTGACCAAACCGAGGCCGAAGGCCACGCTGTGCGCGCCGAATATCTCTATTCGGCAATGGCCGACGTGGCCGCCCTCACCAGCGATAAGCCGCTGCTGGCGGCCGTGGATACCATCTGGAACAATCTGGTAGCCAAGAAGATGTACGTGACGGGCGGCACCGGCGCGGTGCCCGGCGGCGAGCGCTTCGGGGCCAACTACGAGCTGCCCAACGCCACGGCCTACAACGAAACCTGCGCTTCGGTAGCCGACGTGTTCTGGAACGAGCGCATGTTTCAGCTGCACGGCGACGCCAAGTATATTGATATCATGGAGAAGGTGCTCTATAACGGCCTGATTTCGGGGGTAGGGCTCGATGGCAAGTCGTTTTTCTACTCCAACGCCATGCAGATAAAGAGCAGCGCCGGTTTCCCTAAAACCGAGCCGGCGCGGGCGGGCTGGTTTGAGTGCTCGTGCTGCCCCACCAACCTGGCCCGCCTCATGCCCGCGCTGCCCGGCTACGTGTATGCCGAGCGGGGTAGGGCTCTGTACGCCAATCTGTTCGTAAGCGGCCAGGCCAACCTCACGGTGAACAAGCAATCGGTGCAGCTTACCCAGGAGAATAATTACCCCTGGGACGGCGACCTGAAATTCACCGTGGACCCGGCTAAGGCAACCGCCGATTTTGACCTGCTGGTGCGTATTCCCGGCTGGGCTCGCAACGAGGCCATGCCCTCGAATCTGTACACCTTCGAGCAGCCTTCGGCCGAGCGCGCTACTATCAGGGTAAATGGTAAAGCCGTTGATTATCAGCGGCAAAATGGCTATGCCGTGCTTAGCCGTAAGTGGCACAAGCGTGATGTGGTGGAAGTCCGCCTACCCCTGGCCGTGCGCCGCGTGCGGGCCAACCCGCTCGTGAAGGACGACCTGGGCAAGGTGGCCTTGCAGCGCGGCCCGGTAATGTATTGCGCCGAGTGGGCCGATAATAATGGCAAAACGAGCAACATCGTGGTGCCGGCCGGCACCCAGTTCGCGGCCAGCTACCAGCCGCAGCTGCTGCACGGCATCACGACCCTCACGGCCACCGTGCCGGTGGTGGTGCTCGATGGCAGCGGCACGAGCGTAAGCACCACGCCGCGCACGCTGGTGGCCATTCCGTACTACGCCTGGGCCAACCGTGGCCAGGGCGAAATGACGGTCTGGTTTCCCGAAAAGCTCACCAACCTCGACCTGCTCAGCCAGCCCGCCACGGCCGAGGTGACGGAGCCGAAGTAG
- a CDS encoding MFS transporter encodes MTAITRNRVAVSAFFFLPGLCFASWASRIPDISAKLGLNSGQLGQLLLAIPAGSLVSLPLAGWLVSTWGSRRTVLLASVLYACFLPLLGWAGSFWTLAPALALFGLAGNLLNIAINTQAIGVQQFYGKPIMASFHGLWSLAGFLGGALGTLLIGRHQPPLHHFLLVLGLCLGIAAAAYGGTLREDVGGPTSGLSLRRPDPYLLRIGLIAFCGMMSEGAMFDWAGVYFQKVVRPDAALVTAGYVACMSTMALGRFISDYFTHRFGAVRMLQASSALIVSGLALAVALPHLVPAVAGFLLIGFGIASVVPLSYSAAGRATSVSPGVALALVSTIGFLGFLIGPPLIGFLAQLFTLRVAFGLVAIVAAGIGVLASLPNPVPVRAAQLAG; translated from the coding sequence ATGACGGCAATTACGCGGAACCGGGTAGCGGTGAGCGCCTTTTTTTTTCTGCCCGGCCTGTGCTTCGCCAGCTGGGCCTCGCGCATCCCCGACATCAGCGCCAAGCTGGGCCTGAACTCCGGGCAGCTGGGGCAGCTGCTGCTGGCTATTCCGGCGGGTTCGCTGGTGTCGCTGCCGCTGGCGGGCTGGCTGGTTTCGACCTGGGGCAGCCGGCGCACGGTCCTGCTGGCCTCGGTGCTCTACGCCTGCTTTTTGCCGCTGCTGGGCTGGGCGGGCAGCTTCTGGACGCTGGCCCCGGCGCTGGCGCTGTTTGGGCTGGCGGGCAACCTGCTCAACATCGCCATCAACACGCAAGCCATTGGCGTGCAGCAGTTTTACGGCAAGCCCATCATGGCTTCCTTTCACGGGCTCTGGAGCCTGGCGGGGTTTCTGGGCGGGGCGCTGGGCACGCTGCTCATTGGCCGGCACCAGCCGCCGCTGCACCATTTTTTGCTGGTGCTGGGCTTGTGCCTGGGCATCGCGGCGGCCGCCTACGGCGGCACGCTGCGCGAGGACGTGGGCGGCCCGACTTCCGGCCTAAGTCTGCGCCGGCCCGACCCCTACCTGCTGCGCATCGGCCTGATTGCCTTCTGCGGCATGATGAGCGAGGGGGCGATGTTTGACTGGGCGGGGGTGTATTTTCAGAAAGTGGTGCGGCCCGACGCGGCGCTCGTGACGGCCGGCTACGTGGCTTGCATGAGCACGATGGCGCTGGGCCGCTTCATTTCCGATTATTTCACCCATCGCTTCGGCGCGGTGCGGATGCTGCAAGCCAGCAGTGCGCTCATTGTCAGCGGCCTGGCGCTGGCCGTGGCCCTACCCCACCTGGTGCCGGCGGTGGCGGGCTTCCTGCTCATTGGCTTCGGCATCGCGTCGGTAGTGCCGCTCTCGTACAGCGCGGCGGGGCGGGCCACGTCGGTGTCGCCGGGTGTGGCGCTGGCGCTGGTGTCCACCATCGGCTTTTTGGGCTTTCTGATTGGGCCGCCGCTGATTGGCTTCCTGGCGCAGCTTTTTACGCTGCGGGTGGCGTTCGGGCTGGTGGCCATCGTGGCGGCGGGCATCGGGGTGCTGGCCTCGCTGCCGAACCCCGTGCCGGTGCGGGCAGCGCAGCTGGCGGGGTAG
- a CDS encoding transaldolase (catalyzes the reversible formation of D-erythrose 4-phosphate and D-fructose 6-phosphate from sedoheptulose 7-phosphate and D-glyceraldehyde 3-phosphate) yields MNPLVDIRRFDQSLWLDFISRQVLQNGELKKRIDEDALRGVTSNPSIFEKAIGGSADYDDTIKEQARQGKSAEEIYVGLAVADVQAACDLFRPLYDSHDNSSDGYVSLEVSPRLANDTQGTIAEARQLWKAVGRPNVMIKVPATLEGLPAIRTLISEGININVTLIFGLGRYKAVTEAFISGLEDRVKAGQPLARIDSVASFFLSRIDVLIDPQLDKIVAAGGDKAQLAEPLIGKVAIASAKVAYQMYKDIFAGPRWQALADKGAHTQRLLWASTGNKNPKYDDLMYVEGLIGPKTVDTVPVETMAIFKERGKPADTLEQGLDQAKKVLADLPKVGINLDAQTEQLEKEGVQKFIEPFGKLLDSVEKKRQAAAGAAKQPA; encoded by the coding sequence ATGAATCCGTTAGTTGACATTCGCCGCTTTGACCAGAGCCTGTGGCTCGACTTTATCAGCCGCCAGGTTTTGCAGAATGGCGAGCTGAAAAAGCGCATTGACGAGGACGCCCTGCGCGGCGTGACCTCGAACCCCTCCATTTTTGAGAAAGCCATTGGCGGCTCGGCCGACTACGACGACACTATTAAGGAGCAGGCCCGGCAGGGCAAATCGGCGGAGGAAATCTACGTGGGCCTGGCCGTAGCCGACGTGCAGGCCGCCTGCGACCTGTTTCGGCCGCTCTACGACAGCCACGACAACTCCAGCGACGGCTACGTGAGCCTGGAAGTATCGCCCCGGCTGGCTAATGACACCCAGGGCACCATCGCCGAGGCCCGGCAGCTCTGGAAAGCCGTGGGCCGGCCCAACGTGATGATAAAAGTGCCCGCTACGCTGGAGGGCCTGCCCGCCATCCGCACCCTGATTTCGGAAGGCATCAACATCAACGTGACGCTGATTTTTGGGCTGGGCCGCTATAAAGCGGTAACGGAAGCCTTTATCTCGGGTCTCGAAGACCGGGTGAAAGCCGGCCAGCCGCTGGCCCGCATTGATTCGGTGGCCAGCTTCTTTCTGAGCCGCATCGACGTGCTGATTGACCCGCAGCTGGATAAAATCGTGGCCGCAGGCGGCGATAAAGCCCAACTGGCCGAGCCGCTGATTGGCAAAGTGGCCATTGCCAGCGCCAAGGTGGCGTACCAGATGTATAAGGATATTTTTGCCGGGCCGCGCTGGCAGGCTTTGGCCGACAAAGGTGCGCACACCCAGCGCCTGCTGTGGGCCAGCACGGGCAATAAAAACCCTAAATACGACGACCTGATGTACGTGGAAGGGCTTATCGGCCCCAAAACCGTGGACACGGTGCCGGTGGAGACAATGGCCATTTTCAAGGAGCGCGGCAAGCCCGCCGACACCCTGGAGCAGGGCCTCGACCAGGCCAAAAAGGTGCTGGCTGACCTGCCCAAAGTTGGCATTAACTTAGATGCCCAGACGGAGCAGCTCGAAAAAGAAGGCGTGCAGAAATTTATCGAGCCCTTCGGCAAGCTGCTGGACTCGGTGGAGAAAAAGCGCCAAGCCGCCGCAGGCGCGGCCAAGCAGCCGGCATAG
- a CDS encoding NAD-dependent dehydratase, producing MNIVVTGSLGSISQPLAEALLQQGHAVTVVSREPAKRAAIEALGATAAIGSLEDGPFLAATFAGADAAYCMTPFDFKAADQGAYFRTITHNYVEAIRQAGVLRAVVLSGWTAGVLRPGSAEDAFRELVGVGITYLRPAYFYSNFYGLISLIKERGLIAANFGGDDPLVLVSPHDIAAAAAEELQTPLTGPKVRYVASDEMTCSAAARILGAAIGQPDLPWVTLTDQQMQQSLETAGFPPQLAHGMVEMQAAIHSGAVVENYHRHQPVLGQVKLTDFAPEFAAAYAAAG from the coding sequence ATGAACATTGTGGTAACCGGTTCTTTGGGCAGTATCAGCCAGCCGCTGGCCGAAGCGCTACTCCAGCAAGGCCACGCGGTGACCGTCGTCAGCCGGGAGCCGGCGAAGCGGGCAGCCATTGAAGCCCTGGGCGCGACGGCCGCCATTGGGTCGCTCGAAGACGGGCCGTTTCTGGCGGCCACCTTCGCCGGGGCCGATGCTGCCTACTGCATGACGCCCTTTGATTTTAAGGCAGCCGACCAGGGCGCGTACTTCCGCACCATCACGCATAACTACGTGGAGGCCATCCGTCAGGCCGGCGTGCTGCGGGCGGTGGTGCTGAGCGGCTGGACGGCGGGCGTGCTGCGGCCGGGCAGCGCGGAAGATGCTTTCCGGGAATTGGTGGGGGTAGGCATCACGTACCTGCGGCCTGCTTATTTCTACAGCAACTTCTACGGCCTGATATCGCTGATAAAGGAGCGCGGCCTGATTGCCGCCAACTTCGGGGGCGACGACCCGCTGGTGCTGGTGTCGCCGCACGATATTGCCGCCGCCGCCGCCGAGGAGCTGCAAACCCCGCTCACCGGCCCGAAAGTGCGCTACGTGGCCAGCGACGAGATGACCTGCTCCGCGGCGGCCCGCATCCTGGGGGCCGCCATTGGCCAGCCCGACCTGCCCTGGGTGACGCTGACGGACCAGCAAATGCAGCAAAGCCTGGAAACGGCCGGCTTTCCGCCGCAGCTCGCCCACGGCATGGTCGAAATGCAGGCCGCTATCCACAGCGGGGCCGTGGTGGAGAATTATCATCGGCACCAGCCGGTGTTGGGCCAGGTGAAGCTGACCGATTTTGCCCCGGAGTTTGCCGCAGCTTATGCGGCGGCTGGCTAA
- a CDS encoding AraC family transcriptional regulator, with protein sequence MTTQPYRIPTITEYHRLTGLPKPAHPLISVIRLETLTPPVTEGPVSLVFDFYCISLKRVFNTAFKYGQQACDFDEGVLFFMAPGQVISFEPEKNATQPPAGWMIFIHPDFLWNTPLTKIIKQYGYFGYSVHEALYLSDKEETLLTGMVDYIEQEYHANLDKFSHSIIISQLGSLLQYAERFYERQFLTRRQTNHQLLERLEALLAAWFAADDLGRQGLPTVGYLAENLHVSPDYLSSLLKTLTGLNAQQHIHQQLLEKAKEKLSTTELSVSEIAYQLGFEHPQSFSKLFKAKTNLSPLAFRQSFN encoded by the coding sequence ATGACCACCCAGCCCTACCGCATCCCGACGATTACCGAGTATCACCGGCTGACGGGGCTGCCCAAGCCGGCGCACCCGTTAATCAGCGTCATCCGGCTGGAAACCCTGACGCCGCCCGTGACCGAGGGGCCGGTCAGCCTGGTGTTTGATTTTTATTGCATTTCCCTGAAAAGGGTTTTCAATACGGCCTTCAAATACGGTCAGCAGGCGTGCGATTTTGACGAGGGCGTGCTGTTTTTCATGGCACCGGGCCAGGTTATCAGCTTTGAGCCGGAGAAAAATGCTACCCAACCGCCGGCGGGCTGGATGATATTCATTCACCCCGATTTCCTGTGGAATACACCGCTGACCAAAATCATCAAGCAGTACGGCTACTTCGGCTACTCGGTGCACGAGGCCCTGTACCTGTCGGATAAGGAGGAAACCCTGCTGACTGGCATGGTGGACTACATCGAGCAGGAGTACCACGCCAACCTGGACAAGTTCAGCCACAGCATCATTATTTCGCAGCTGGGCTCATTGCTCCAGTACGCCGAGCGGTTTTACGAGCGCCAGTTCCTTACCCGCCGCCAGACCAATCATCAGCTCCTGGAGCGGCTGGAAGCCTTGCTGGCGGCCTGGTTCGCGGCCGACGACCTGGGCCGCCAGGGCCTGCCGACCGTCGGCTACCTGGCCGAAAATCTGCACGTATCGCCCGATTATTTAAGCAGCTTATTAAAGACGCTCACCGGCCTGAACGCGCAGCAGCACATTCACCAGCAACTGCTGGAAAAAGCCAAGGAAAAGCTGTCTACCACGGAGCTGTCGGTCAGCGAAATTGCCTATCAGCTGGGGTTCGAGCATCCGCAGTCGTTCAGCAAGTTATTCAAGGCCAAGACCAACCTTTCGCCTTTGGCCTTCCGGCAGTCATTTAACTGA
- a CDS encoding 3-beta hydroxysteroid dehydrogenase, translating to MRVFLTGASGFIGSAITAELLEAGHQVLGLARSEAAAKALRAAGADVHQGSLDDLASLRSGAAAADGVIHTAFIHAFSGVSLGTRLRIILGGLPAGIAGRFLATIAATDRQAIEALGEALVGSGRPLVVTSGTLLLPPGRLVTEHDDPDPTSPAAYRAPAEAAALALAARGVRTAIVRLPPTVHGAGDYGFVPQLGGLARKKGVVAYVGPGLNRWPAVHRLDAARLFRLALERGTAGARYHGVAEEAIPFGEIAAVMGQQLGLPVAERPAKHFSFFGPIVAADNPTSSAFTQQELGWTPTQPGLLADLKQENYFAPKK from the coding sequence ATGCGGGTATTCTTAACGGGCGCTTCCGGCTTCATCGGCTCTGCCATCACGGCCGAGCTGCTGGAAGCCGGCCATCAGGTATTGGGGCTGGCGCGCTCGGAAGCAGCGGCCAAGGCGCTGCGGGCGGCAGGGGCCGACGTGCATCAGGGTTCCCTCGATGACCTGGCCAGCCTGCGCAGCGGCGCGGCCGCGGCCGACGGCGTGATTCACACCGCGTTTATTCACGCCTTTTCGGGCGTCAGCCTGGGCACCCGGCTCCGCATTATTTTGGGCGGGCTGCCCGCGGGGATAGCCGGCCGCTTCCTGGCTACCATCGCGGCCACGGACCGCCAGGCTATTGAGGCGTTGGGGGAGGCGCTGGTTGGTTCCGGGCGGCCGCTGGTCGTCACGTCGGGCACGCTGCTGCTGCCGCCGGGCCGCCTCGTAACCGAGCATGACGACCCGGACCCTACCTCCCCCGCCGCCTACCGGGCTCCCGCCGAGGCGGCCGCCCTGGCCCTGGCCGCGCGCGGGGTGCGCACCGCTATTGTGCGGCTGCCGCCCACCGTGCACGGCGCGGGCGACTACGGCTTCGTGCCGCAGCTCGGGGGCCTCGCGCGCAAAAAGGGGGTTGTCGCCTACGTGGGGCCGGGCCTGAACCGCTGGCCAGCGGTGCACCGCCTGGATGCCGCCCGCCTCTTCCGGCTCGCGCTGGAGCGTGGCACCGCCGGAGCCCGCTACCACGGCGTGGCCGAAGAGGCCATCCCGTTTGGGGAAATCGCGGCCGTGATGGGCCAGCAGCTGGGCCTGCCGGTGGCCGAAAGGCCCGCCAAACACTTCAGCTTTTTCGGCCCTATCGTGGCGGCCGATAATCCAACTTCCAGCGCCTTCACCCAACAGGAGCTGGGCTGGACGCCCACGCAACCGGGGCTTCTCGCCGATTTGAAGCAGGAAAATTATTTTGCTCCTAAAAAATAA
- a CDS encoding 16S rRNA (uracil(1498)-N(3))-methyltransferase, whose translation MLTCFAPDLLPGQPTYTLSEDESKHAVRVLRLPPGAPVTLVDGRGTIFAATVADANPKRCSLYVVNQEVIAPRATYLHVAVAPTKNLDRMEWLVEKAVEVGVERLSFLRCAHSERRELKLERLEKIAISALKQSGQAYLPQLDEMLDFEAFIEEIDASATFIAHLEAGERLPLARALASTARACVLIGPEGDFSPAEIALALGRGVRPVTLGDSRLRTETAALAAVFTAQVVGQLPA comes from the coding sequence ATGCTCACCTGTTTCGCCCCCGACCTGCTCCCCGGCCAGCCCACCTACACGCTCTCCGAAGACGAAAGCAAGCACGCCGTGCGCGTGCTGCGCCTACCCCCCGGCGCGCCCGTGACGCTCGTGGACGGTCGTGGCACCATATTCGCCGCCACCGTAGCCGACGCCAACCCCAAGCGCTGCTCACTATACGTTGTTAATCAAGAAGTTATTGCACCACGCGCCACCTATCTGCACGTGGCCGTGGCCCCCACCAAAAACCTCGACCGCATGGAGTGGCTGGTAGAGAAAGCCGTGGAAGTGGGCGTGGAGCGCCTCAGCTTCCTGCGCTGCGCCCACTCCGAGCGTCGCGAGCTGAAGTTGGAGCGCCTGGAAAAAATTGCGATTAGTGCCCTCAAGCAGTCGGGCCAGGCGTATTTGCCGCAGCTCGATGAGATGCTTGATTTCGAGGCTTTTATTGAAGAAATAGACGCGTCTGCCACCTTCATTGCCCACCTCGAAGCCGGCGAGCGCCTACCCCTGGCGCGGGCGCTGGCCAGCACCGCCCGCGCCTGCGTGCTCATCGGCCCCGAAGGCGACTTTTCGCCCGCCGAAATTGCGCTGGCGCTCGGCCGGGGCGTGCGGCCCGTCACGCTCGGCGACTCGCGGCTGCGCACCGAAACGGCGGCGCTGGCGGCGGTGTTCACGGCGCAGGTGGTGGGGCAGCTGCCCGCCTGA